A single region of the Desmonostoc muscorum LEGE 12446 genome encodes:
- a CDS encoding TrbI/VirB10 family protein — translation MGIVIGSVALIWFGFLQPKPPVKQVVQTPTTSPKDEPVLDESAELKSRLAFQDQRQQLKVEPVAAKSPSPPLQNKPKGTPSQPPQTFSPRTTPTSRITPITPVRISQPAPPVVRYISPNPVSYQASTPIRQPESNVDPFQQWSQLASLGQSQIDNSKAAETQSEVAVNTQTPTGLKPTARTSISTPEDPGIQTVLIGSKSTDSKTDNLTPGMVGILNRTPVAPADLNVNETKEVALGTSAPGRIIMPMIWDQGGNNKSDRFAIELTKPLTATDGTVALPAGTVLVTKTVAVGKKNNLVSASAIALIYPDSQGTVKQETIPAETLLIRGRGQQPLIAKKLNDVGTDIAQQDLLVGLLSSLGKVGSIVNQPRTQSSTVVSSGTFNQSTITSNSNPQIWAAALEGFFSPVSERLSRRSDQAVQELLQRPNIQFLPEGTEVSVVVNSFLKVER, via the coding sequence GTGGGAATCGTTATTGGCTCTGTAGCACTGATCTGGTTTGGATTTCTCCAACCGAAACCTCCTGTCAAACAAGTAGTTCAAACTCCTACTACATCTCCAAAAGACGAACCAGTTTTAGATGAATCTGCCGAACTGAAAAGCAGATTAGCCTTTCAAGACCAACGGCAACAACTCAAAGTGGAACCTGTTGCGGCTAAATCTCCAAGTCCACCCCTACAAAATAAACCCAAAGGAACGCCATCTCAGCCTCCTCAGACTTTTTCACCGCGCACAACTCCTACATCACGCATAACACCAATAACTCCTGTAAGAATTTCTCAACCTGCGCCCCCAGTAGTACGGTATATTTCTCCAAATCCTGTAAGTTATCAAGCTTCAACACCAATACGGCAGCCTGAAAGTAATGTCGATCCTTTCCAGCAGTGGAGCCAACTAGCTAGCCTGGGACAGTCGCAAATCGATAACTCTAAAGCAGCTGAAACTCAGTCAGAAGTTGCTGTGAACACTCAAACTCCAACAGGCTTGAAACCAACAGCTAGGACATCCATTTCCACTCCCGAAGACCCTGGTATTCAAACAGTTTTAATTGGCTCCAAAAGCACTGATAGTAAAACTGATAACTTGACTCCAGGAATGGTAGGTATCCTCAATCGCACCCCTGTAGCTCCAGCCGATCTCAATGTAAATGAAACTAAAGAGGTAGCACTGGGTACATCTGCCCCAGGTAGAATTATCATGCCGATGATTTGGGATCAGGGAGGCAATAATAAGAGCGATCGCTTTGCTATTGAGTTAACCAAACCTCTCACAGCCACAGATGGCACGGTGGCACTCCCGGCTGGTACTGTTTTAGTAACGAAAACAGTGGCAGTAGGTAAAAAGAATAACTTAGTATCTGCAAGTGCGATCGCACTTATTTACCCTGACTCCCAAGGCACAGTCAAACAGGAAACTATTCCGGCTGAGACTTTGCTAATTCGCGGTCGAGGACAGCAACCGTTAATTGCTAAAAAGCTGAATGATGTGGGGACAGATATTGCCCAACAAGATTTATTAGTTGGATTACTCAGTAGTTTGGGTAAGGTGGGAAGCATAGTGAATCAGCCCCGCACTCAATCTAGCACTGTTGTTTCTAGTGGCACTTTTAACCAAAGTACTATTACTAGTAACTCTAATCCTCAGATTTGGGCGGCGGCGCTAGAAGGCTTTTTTAGTCCAGTCAGTGAACGTCTGTCTAGACGCTCTGACCAAGCAGTGCAGGAATTACTACAACGTCCAAATATCCAGTTTTTACCTGAAGGTACAGAAGTCTCAGTTGTCGTCAATAGTTTTTTGAAAGTTGAAAGATGA